A genomic region of Marinobacter sp. NP-4(2019) contains the following coding sequences:
- the dgcA gene encoding dimethylglycine demethylation protein DgcA: MSQFEALFRPLQINQLTIRNRVVSTAHAEVYATEGGMTTDRYVKYYEEKAKGGCGLCICGGSSVVSIDSPQSWWSSVNLSTDRIIPHFQNLADAVHKHGGKIMIQISHMGRRSRWDGENWPNLMSPSGIREPVHRATCKTIEEEEIRRIIGDFAQAARRAKEGGLDGVELSAVHQHMIDQFWSPRVNKRTDDWGGSFENRMRFGMEVLKAVREEVGRDFAVGIRICGDEFHPDGLNHDDMKQIAKYYNDTGLLDFFGVVGSGCDTHNTLANVIPNMSYPPEPFLHLAAGIKEVVDVPVIHAQNIKDPNQAERILEAGYVDFVGMTRAHIADPHIIAKIKMNQVDQIRQCVGANYCIDRQYQGLDVLCIQNAATSREHLGMPHVIEKTEGPIRKVLVIGGGPGGMEAARVAAERGHQVTLIEKAGELGGQITLAAKAPQRDQIAGITRWYALELDRLGVELRFNTEADASVVRDIQPDVCILATGGVPFMEQNPEWGFEDGLVVSSWDILSGRVEPGQNVLVYDTICEFSGMSVADYLASKGAQVELITDDIKPGVGIGGTTFPTYYRSLYEREVIMSSDMMLEKVYAEGDKKVAVLENEYTGQKEERVVDQVVIENGTRPNEALYYELKAGSINKGQIDVDTLFACNAQPILEEADKGMILWRLGDCVSQRNTHAAIYDALRLCKDL, encoded by the coding sequence ATGTCCCAATTCGAAGCACTCTTTCGACCGTTACAGATCAACCAGTTGACCATCCGCAACCGGGTTGTCAGCACCGCTCACGCCGAGGTCTACGCCACCGAGGGCGGTATGACTACCGACCGCTACGTCAAATACTATGAAGAGAAGGCCAAGGGTGGCTGCGGTCTGTGTATTTGCGGCGGCTCCAGCGTCGTCTCCATCGATAGTCCGCAAAGCTGGTGGAGCTCGGTCAACCTCTCTACGGACCGCATCATTCCCCATTTCCAGAATCTCGCGGACGCCGTGCACAAACACGGCGGCAAGATCATGATCCAGATCTCCCACATGGGGCGTCGCTCCCGCTGGGATGGCGAAAACTGGCCCAACCTGATGTCGCCTTCCGGCATCCGGGAGCCGGTACACCGTGCCACCTGCAAGACCATCGAGGAGGAGGAAATCCGGCGTATTATCGGTGATTTTGCCCAGGCCGCCCGCCGGGCCAAGGAAGGTGGTCTGGATGGCGTCGAGCTTTCCGCGGTGCACCAGCACATGATCGACCAGTTCTGGTCGCCACGGGTCAACAAGCGCACCGACGACTGGGGCGGTAGCTTCGAGAACCGCATGCGTTTCGGCATGGAAGTGCTGAAGGCCGTCCGTGAGGAAGTCGGTCGTGATTTCGCCGTCGGCATTCGCATCTGTGGCGACGAATTCCATCCGGACGGTTTGAATCATGACGACATGAAGCAGATCGCCAAGTACTACAACGACACCGGTCTGCTGGACTTCTTCGGTGTGGTCGGTTCCGGCTGTGACACCCACAACACCCTGGCCAACGTCATTCCCAATATGTCCTATCCGCCGGAGCCGTTCCTGCATCTGGCTGCCGGCATCAAGGAAGTGGTCGATGTGCCCGTCATCCACGCCCAGAACATCAAGGACCCGAACCAGGCCGAGCGCATCCTGGAAGCCGGATACGTCGACTTCGTCGGCATGACCCGTGCCCACATCGCCGACCCGCACATCATTGCCAAGATCAAGATGAACCAGGTCGACCAGATCCGTCAGTGCGTCGGTGCCAACTACTGTATCGACCGCCAGTACCAGGGGCTCGACGTGCTCTGCATCCAGAATGCCGCCACTTCCCGCGAGCATCTGGGCATGCCACATGTCATCGAAAAGACCGAGGGCCCGATCCGTAAGGTGCTGGTCATCGGCGGTGGCCCTGGGGGCATGGAGGCGGCACGGGTTGCCGCCGAACGCGGACACCAGGTCACCCTGATCGAGAAGGCCGGCGAGCTCGGTGGTCAGATCACCCTCGCCGCCAAGGCGCCACAAAGGGACCAGATCGCTGGTATAACCCGCTGGTACGCCCTGGAACTGGATCGCCTCGGGGTCGAGTTGCGCTTTAATACCGAAGCCGATGCCTCTGTCGTGCGGGATATCCAGCCGGACGTCTGTATTCTCGCCACAGGCGGCGTGCCCTTCATGGAGCAGAACCCGGAATGGGGCTTTGAGGACGGCCTGGTGGTGTCCTCCTGGGATATCCTCAGCGGCCGGGTCGAACCGGGGCAGAACGTCCTGGTCTATGACACCATCTGCGAATTCTCGGGTATGTCCGTGGCCGACTATCTGGCCTCCAAAGGCGCCCAGGTTGAATTGATCACTGACGACATCAAGCCCGGTGTCGGGATCGGCGGCACCACCTTCCCAACCTATTACCGCAGTCTGTATGAGCGGGAAGTGATCATGAGCTCCGACATGATGCTGGAAAAGGTCTACGCCGAAGGCGACAAGAAAGTCGCGGTGCTGGAGAACGAGTACACCGGGCAGAAAGAGGAGAGGGTGGTCGATCAGGTGGTGATCGAGAACGGCACCCGGCCGAACGAAGCCCTGTATTACGAGCTGAAGGCAGGTTCGATCAACAAGGGACAGATCGATGTCGATACCTTGTTTGCCTGTAACGCCCAGCCGATTCTTGAGGAAGCGGACAAGGGCATGATCCTGTGGCGGTTGGGGGATTGCGTGTCCCAGCGGAATACGCATGCGGCGATCTATGACGCGCTGCGTTTGTGTAAGGACCTGTAA
- a CDS encoding (Fe-S)-binding protein has protein sequence MLPDWLLPALLATALALLVIGAIRRILLWRAGQPDPVNIIAGLMAMPRRYLVDLHHVVERDKVMSNTHVATAGGFVLSMLLIIPVHLFGLESRWLSIPLLIATAIMFTGAIFVYRRRRNPPARLSRGPWMRLPKNLLMFSASFFLLTLLTSGLLPENFGSWVLVAVLLVGVTLGLSELLFGMGWGGPMKHAFAGALHLAFHRRPERFGGGRSTGLKPVDLDRTLGVAKPEDFKWNQLLGFDACVQCGRCEAVCPAFAAGQPLNPKKLIQDMVVGLAGGTDANYAGSPYPGTEVGKAQGSPHQPIVDGLVNADTLWSCTTCRACVEECPMMIEHVDAIVDMRRHLTLERGETPNKGAEVLDNLIATDNPGGYEPGSRMNWAADLDLPLMADKQEAEVLFWVSDGCFDMRSQRILRAFVKILKAAKVDFAVLGNEERDSGDVARRLGDDATFQSLARHNIATLGKYRFQRIVTTDPHAFHVLKNEYGDFGGHYEVLHHSTFINELVEQGHIQLDRFKGGTVTYHDPCYLGRYNGEYESPRALLGALGIQVSEMERSGYRSRCCGGGGGAPITDIPGEHRIADMRVDDARKVEAETIAVACQQCTAMLEGVVEPRPEIRDLAELVADGLIIEAAESSAPATQPIAEEVL, from the coding sequence ATGCTCCCTGACTGGCTGCTCCCAGCACTCTTGGCTACAGCACTCGCCTTGCTGGTTATCGGCGCCATCCGCCGTATCCTGCTCTGGCGTGCGGGCCAACCCGACCCGGTGAACATCATCGCCGGGCTGATGGCCATGCCGCGCCGCTACCTGGTCGACCTGCACCACGTGGTCGAGCGGGACAAAGTCATGTCCAACACCCACGTCGCGACGGCGGGCGGTTTTGTGTTGTCCATGCTGTTGATCATCCCGGTGCATTTGTTCGGACTGGAAAGCCGGTGGCTCAGCATTCCCTTGCTGATCGCCACGGCCATCATGTTCACCGGCGCCATCTTCGTCTACCGGCGCCGGCGCAATCCACCGGCCCGTCTGTCCAGGGGCCCCTGGATGCGGCTGCCGAAAAACCTGCTGATGTTTTCCGCATCGTTTTTCCTGCTCACCTTGCTGACGTCCGGTTTGCTGCCTGAGAATTTCGGCAGTTGGGTGCTCGTGGCCGTACTGCTGGTGGGCGTGACTTTGGGCCTGTCCGAGCTGCTCTTCGGCATGGGCTGGGGCGGGCCAATGAAGCATGCCTTTGCGGGCGCCTTGCACCTGGCCTTCCATCGTCGGCCGGAACGTTTTGGCGGCGGCCGTTCCACTGGTCTGAAACCGGTGGACCTGGATCGCACACTCGGGGTGGCAAAACCCGAGGATTTCAAATGGAACCAGTTGCTGGGTTTCGATGCCTGTGTGCAATGCGGCCGCTGTGAAGCGGTTTGCCCGGCCTTCGCCGCCGGCCAGCCGCTGAACCCGAAGAAGCTGATTCAGGATATGGTGGTGGGCCTGGCCGGGGGAACCGACGCCAACTACGCCGGCAGCCCCTATCCCGGCACCGAAGTCGGCAAGGCGCAGGGCAGTCCGCACCAGCCCATTGTCGACGGCCTGGTCAATGCCGACACCCTTTGGTCCTGCACCACTTGCCGTGCATGTGTTGAAGAGTGTCCGATGATGATCGAGCATGTTGACGCCATCGTCGATATGCGCCGTCACCTGACCCTGGAGCGCGGGGAAACCCCGAACAAGGGCGCCGAGGTACTGGACAACCTGATCGCCACCGACAATCCCGGTGGCTACGAACCCGGCAGCCGGATGAACTGGGCGGCCGACCTAGACCTGCCGCTGATGGCCGACAAACAGGAAGCCGAGGTGTTGTTCTGGGTCAGCGACGGCTGTTTCGACATGCGCAGCCAGCGGATCCTGCGTGCTTTCGTCAAGATCCTGAAGGCCGCGAAGGTCGACTTCGCCGTGCTTGGTAACGAGGAACGGGATTCCGGTGACGTCGCCCGCCGCCTGGGTGACGATGCCACTTTTCAGAGCCTGGCCAGACACAACATTGCCACGCTCGGAAAGTACCGTTTCCAACGCATCGTCACCACGGATCCGCACGCCTTCCATGTGCTGAAAAACGAATACGGCGATTTTGGTGGTCACTACGAGGTCTTGCACCACAGCACCTTCATCAACGAACTGGTCGAACAGGGCCATATTCAGTTGGACCGCTTCAAGGGCGGCACTGTGACCTATCACGACCCATGTTACCTGGGGCGCTACAACGGCGAGTACGAGTCCCCGCGTGCGCTTCTGGGAGCCCTGGGCATACAGGTCAGCGAGATGGAGCGCTCTGGTTATCGTTCACGCTGTTGTGGCGGTGGCGGCGGGGCGCCTATTACGGACATTCCGGGAGAGCACCGCATTGCCGACATGCGTGTCGATGACGCGCGCAAGGTGGAAGCCGAAACCATCGCCGTCGCCTGTCAGCAATGCACCGCCATGCTCGAGGGCGTGGTAGAACCGCGCCCGGAAATTCGTGACCTGGCGGAGTTGGTGGCCGATGGTCTGATCATCGAAGCGGCCGAATCGTCCGCTCCGGCCACCCAACCCATCGCCGAGGAGGTGCTCTGA
- a CDS encoding electron transfer flavoprotein subunit alpha/FixB family protein, which produces MTDIPRRDPRTEWILRNRLHPQYDEVVAVNSGPVRGPTGLLRRNPHAVGFIGPNGIKRIDRSAGLTGGAGGLSIRAKGRSAQAEVELPLHRVEQPEFYVAVVVDLAGGRLGGHDKDVLGQAHQLVKATEGEGAVVAVALGEAREATFDTAGADRLVHLTEVHGQPLTGYCPEQKLAVLEAVEAELAPRYWLFPDSVHGGADLGSRLAARLGERPAVHAWQMDAERTICRGGSQLTDWHRPTARVTLLAEECALPIDETRHEAKPIELASIPRITPRIEDLGQVEVDPSKIALGEAEFILSAGNGVRDWNQFHEVATALGATEGASRVAVDDGNMPRFRQVGATGTWVTARVYVAVGISGAIQHMQGIGQCDKVVAINLDDGCDMIKRADLSVIGDSQGILAELLRLARARQSGTIPEPHEAAPESEEETRHVA; this is translated from the coding sequence ATGACGGATATCCCCAGGCGCGACCCGCGTACCGAATGGATACTGCGCAATCGTTTGCACCCTCAGTATGATGAGGTGGTCGCCGTCAACAGCGGTCCGGTGCGCGGTCCCACCGGCCTGTTGCGCCGGAATCCCCATGCCGTTGGCTTTATCGGGCCCAATGGCATCAAACGGATCGACCGCAGTGCCGGTCTGACCGGTGGTGCGGGCGGTCTTTCAATACGGGCCAAGGGCCGCTCTGCCCAGGCGGAAGTGGAGTTGCCTCTACACCGGGTTGAACAACCCGAATTCTATGTGGCCGTCGTTGTCGACTTGGCGGGCGGCCGCTTGGGCGGTCATGATAAGGATGTACTTGGTCAGGCGCATCAGTTGGTTAAAGCCACGGAAGGTGAAGGCGCTGTTGTCGCCGTCGCCCTCGGCGAAGCCAGGGAAGCGACCTTCGACACGGCAGGCGCCGACCGCCTGGTTCATTTGACCGAGGTTCACGGACAACCACTGACCGGTTACTGCCCGGAACAGAAACTGGCCGTGCTCGAGGCGGTCGAAGCCGAACTCGCGCCGCGTTACTGGCTGTTCCCGGATTCGGTACACGGCGGTGCCGACCTCGGCTCCCGCCTGGCCGCCCGCCTTGGCGAACGCCCGGCCGTCCATGCCTGGCAAATGGATGCCGAACGTACCATCTGTCGCGGTGGCAGCCAGTTGACTGACTGGCACCGACCCACGGCCCGCGTCACCCTGCTGGCGGAGGAATGCGCGTTACCGATTGATGAGACCCGGCACGAAGCCAAACCGATTGAACTGGCATCGATTCCCAGGATAACACCCCGGATTGAAGACCTCGGCCAGGTGGAGGTGGATCCCAGCAAGATTGCCCTTGGGGAGGCCGAATTCATCCTCTCCGCCGGCAATGGTGTGCGCGACTGGAACCAGTTCCACGAAGTGGCCACCGCCCTTGGCGCCACCGAAGGCGCCAGCCGGGTCGCCGTGGACGACGGTAACATGCCGCGTTTCCGACAGGTGGGCGCCACCGGCACCTGGGTTACGGCTCGGGTCTATGTCGCCGTGGGTATTTCCGGAGCTATTCAGCATATGCAGGGTATCGGCCAGTGCGACAAGGTGGTGGCCATCAACCTCGACGATGGCTGTGACATGATCAAACGGGCGGACCTGAGTGTGATTGGTGACAGCCAGGGTATTCTTGCAGAGCTCTTGCGACTGGCCCGGGCCCGGCAAAGTGGGACAATCCCGGAGCCACACGAAGCAGCCCCCGAATCTGAAGAGGAGACACGTCATGTGGCCTGA
- a CDS encoding electron transfer flavoprotein subunit beta, translating into MWPDSFPNPDLLVTSLISAGQHAKSGRARRASQDARAVELGLKMAGSFSRLVHVGGGDETALRQYLGMGLPEITLLEAEDEADAVPLLTDYLKEQPADIVLAGIHAEQGEASGMVPYLVAEHLGWPIVPRIADIQKVEGGVAEVLQALPRGQRRLLRVPLPFIATVDNAAPEARQYAFGPSRRGLMDSVAVKAPVDEARLEWQEHPAKPRPKRLNVVKAKSAADRFKAATAKPQGQGGKVIRDGTDRDKAEAILELLIAEGVVR; encoded by the coding sequence ATGTGGCCTGACTCTTTCCCTAATCCCGATCTTTTGGTCACCTCGCTTATCTCCGCTGGCCAACACGCAAAGTCCGGTCGCGCGCGGCGGGCCAGTCAGGATGCCCGGGCCGTCGAACTCGGCCTGAAGATGGCGGGTTCTTTCTCCCGGCTTGTTCACGTCGGTGGTGGTGACGAAACCGCACTGCGCCAATACCTCGGCATGGGCCTGCCGGAAATAACCCTGCTTGAGGCCGAGGACGAGGCGGATGCCGTCCCCCTTCTGACCGACTACCTCAAGGAACAGCCCGCCGACATCGTTCTCGCCGGCATTCACGCCGAACAAGGCGAGGCTTCCGGCATGGTGCCCTACCTTGTGGCGGAACACCTCGGCTGGCCCATTGTTCCCCGTATCGCCGACATTCAGAAGGTGGAGGGCGGCGTTGCCGAAGTGCTGCAGGCCCTGCCACGGGGGCAGCGCCGCCTGTTGCGCGTGCCGCTGCCGTTCATTGCCACCGTCGACAATGCCGCTCCCGAGGCGCGGCAATACGCATTCGGCCCGTCGCGGCGCGGACTGATGGATAGCGTAGCCGTTAAAGCTCCGGTTGATGAAGCCCGGTTGGAGTGGCAGGAGCATCCTGCCAAACCCAGACCCAAGCGGCTCAACGTCGTCAAAGCCAAATCCGCCGCCGACCGCTTCAAGGCTGCCACGGCGAAACCCCAGGGGCAGGGCGGCAAAGTCATCCGTGACGGCACGGATCGGGACAAGGCTGAGGCGATCCTGGAACTGCTGATTGCAGAGGGAGTGGTGAGGTAG
- a CDS encoding BCCT family transporter, with product MTERVQPSVDADRPYDDVDYQIGQDNIQVAGFDIHNPVFGISAALILVFVVGTLLATEAANGMLLGARGWVIEHFDWLFMAGGNLFVIFCLALIILPVSKVRIGGDNAKPEFSTLSWFSMLFAAGMGIGLMFWSVAEPVAYFTDWYGTPLGVAANTAEGKSMALGATMFHWGLHPWAMYGIVGLSLAFFAYNKGLPLTIRSAFYPILGNLIWGPIGHVIDIVAVLATIFGLATSLGLGAQQAASGLAYLGIVENGIGTQIGLIAFITAIAVFSVVRGLHGGVKLLSNINMVIAFVLLLFVILVGSVSGFFANLFDLFWSYGKNILPLSNWVGREDETWFHGWTVFYWAWWISWSPFVGMFIARVSKGRTVREFMLAVLIIPTLVCGIWVTAFGGNALDQIQAQVGALSGGLTEVPLAMFQMMENMPLTSLISFLAIVLVLVFFVTSSDSGSLVIDGITAGGKQDAPVAQRVFWATMEGVIAATLLFGGGAQALNALQAGAVTAGLPFAVILILMCVSLYKGLNGEAKRQLKYSV from the coding sequence ATGACCGAACGTGTGCAACCCTCGGTCGACGCTGATCGTCCTTACGACGACGTCGATTACCAGATCGGGCAAGACAATATCCAAGTTGCCGGATTTGACATCCACAACCCGGTGTTTGGCATCAGTGCCGCCCTCATCCTTGTTTTTGTCGTAGGTACCCTGCTCGCGACCGAAGCGGCTAACGGCATGCTGTTGGGCGCCCGCGGTTGGGTGATTGAGCACTTCGACTGGCTGTTTATGGCCGGCGGCAACCTGTTTGTGATTTTCTGCCTGGCGTTAATTATCCTGCCAGTCAGCAAGGTCCGCATTGGTGGTGACAACGCCAAACCGGAGTTTTCCACGCTGTCCTGGTTTTCAATGTTGTTTGCGGCGGGCATGGGCATCGGCCTGATGTTCTGGAGCGTCGCTGAACCCGTCGCCTATTTTACCGACTGGTATGGCACCCCGCTTGGTGTGGCCGCCAATACCGCCGAAGGTAAATCCATGGCTTTGGGCGCCACCATGTTCCATTGGGGGCTCCATCCCTGGGCCATGTACGGCATAGTCGGCCTTTCGCTGGCATTTTTTGCCTATAACAAAGGATTGCCATTAACGATTCGTTCCGCATTTTACCCGATTCTGGGAAATCTTATTTGGGGGCCAATTGGTCATGTAATCGATATTGTTGCCGTGTTGGCGACCATCTTCGGTCTGGCGACGTCGCTTGGCCTTGGCGCGCAACAGGCCGCCAGTGGCCTGGCTTACCTCGGTATCGTGGAGAACGGCATCGGTACGCAGATCGGATTGATCGCATTCATCACCGCCATTGCCGTTTTTTCCGTGGTTCGTGGTCTGCATGGCGGCGTAAAACTGCTCAGCAACATCAACATGGTCATTGCGTTCGTTTTGTTGCTTTTCGTCATTCTCGTCGGTTCCGTCAGTGGCTTCTTCGCCAATCTTTTTGATCTGTTCTGGTCCTACGGGAAGAACATTCTGCCGCTCAGCAACTGGGTGGGCCGTGAAGACGAAACCTGGTTCCATGGCTGGACCGTGTTCTACTGGGCCTGGTGGATCTCCTGGTCGCCTTTCGTCGGCATGTTCATCGCCCGTGTGTCCAAAGGCCGTACCGTGCGTGAATTCATGCTCGCGGTGTTGATTATCCCGACCCTGGTTTGTGGCATCTGGGTGACTGCGTTCGGCGGCAACGCGCTGGATCAAATCCAGGCTCAAGTGGGTGCATTGAGCGGAGGGCTCACCGAAGTGCCGCTTGCCATGTTCCAGATGATGGAGAACATGCCGCTGACGTCTTTGATTTCTTTCCTCGCCATTGTCCTGGTGCTGGTGTTCTTTGTGACCTCCTCGGACTCGGGATCGCTGGTGATTGATGGTATTACCGCCGGTGGCAAACAGGATGCCCCCGTCGCCCAACGCGTGTTCTGGGCGACCATGGAAGGGGTGATTGCCGCCACCCTGTTGTTCGGCGGTGGTGCACAGGCGCTGAACGCGCTCCAAGCGGGGGCTGTTACCGCCGGTTTGCCGTTCGCCGTCATCCTCATCCTGATGTGCGTCAGTTTGTACAAGGGGTTGAACGGGGAGGCGAAGAGACAGCTTAAATACAGCGTGTAA
- a CDS encoding formate dehydrogenase subunit gamma — protein sequence MDKTTAIDVQHKVRQIIAGLKHKPGALMPILHAIKDELGYIPDSTVPTIAEGLQITRAEVHGVISFYHDFRATAPGKHVVHICRAEACQARGCRTLEHHAQQTLGVDYHQTTPDGDITLEAAYCLGNCATGPSVRVGDDIYGRVTPARFDALIDQLQTVPLFIRTASAGVDRGADREEGSAHG from the coding sequence ATGGACAAGACCACAGCCATCGACGTTCAGCATAAGGTGCGCCAGATCATCGCCGGCCTGAAACACAAGCCGGGCGCCCTTATGCCCATCCTGCATGCCATCAAGGACGAACTCGGCTACATTCCCGACAGCACCGTACCAACCATCGCCGAGGGCCTGCAGATTACCCGCGCCGAAGTTCACGGTGTGATCAGTTTCTATCACGATTTTCGCGCTACCGCCCCTGGCAAGCACGTTGTCCACATTTGCCGGGCGGAAGCCTGTCAGGCCCGCGGTTGCCGTACACTCGAACACCACGCCCAGCAGACACTCGGCGTCGACTACCACCAGACCACCCCGGATGGCGACATCACCCTGGAGGCCGCTTACTGCCTCGGAAACTGTGCCACCGGGCCGTCCGTCCGCGTAGGTGATGACATATACGGCCGTGTCACGCCGGCCCGTTTCGACGCCCTGATCGACCAGTTACAGACCGTGCCACTTTTCATCCGGACGGCGTCGGCAGGGGTTGATAGAGGGGCTGATAGAGAGGAGGGCAGCGCTCATGGTTAA
- a CDS encoding formate dehydrogenase beta subunit: protein MVKVFVPRDTTALSLGANQVAEALEQAESGQGTGIQLIRNGSRGLFWLEPLVEVETDQGRVAYGPVAPEDIPDLLDQGLLEGKPGHPLYQGLTEEIPYLKNQQRLTFRRAGVIDPTSLDDYVHQGGYVGLRKALARIPQEIIDEVKASGLRGRGGAAFPAGIKWQTVLDADARSPNSPYSNRKFIVCNADEGDSGTFADRLVMEADPFMLIEGMTIAGLAVGADTGFIYLRSEYPVAHKILNEAIATAEEAGYLGNDVLKSGKAFHLEVRLGAGAYICGEETSLLDSLEGKRGQVRVKPPLPALKGAFGQPTVVNNVLTLAAVPFILAEGGQAYADYGMGRSRGTLPFQLTGNIERGGVVELAFGITLRELLEDYGGGTASGRPMRAVQVGGPLGAYMPESQWDTPLDYEAFSEVGAVVGHGGIVVFDDTVDMLEQARFAMEFCAVESCGKCTPCRIGSTRGVEVIDRIHANEQRDDNLILLEELCDTLEDGSLCAMGGMTPNPVRSALQHFPDDFHQDRPTAYRTTAGEA, encoded by the coding sequence ATGGTTAAAGTTTTTGTTCCAAGAGACACCACCGCCTTATCCCTCGGAGCCAATCAGGTCGCGGAGGCGCTGGAACAGGCCGAAAGCGGGCAGGGCACAGGTATCCAATTGATTCGCAACGGTTCGCGGGGCCTATTCTGGCTGGAGCCCCTGGTTGAGGTGGAGACCGACCAGGGCCGTGTCGCATACGGCCCCGTAGCTCCCGAAGACATCCCGGACTTGCTTGACCAGGGCCTGCTCGAAGGCAAACCCGGCCACCCTTTGTATCAGGGGCTGACCGAAGAGATCCCTTACCTGAAGAATCAACAGCGCCTGACCTTCAGACGGGCCGGCGTTATCGATCCTACCTCGCTGGACGATTATGTGCACCAGGGCGGCTACGTCGGCCTGCGTAAAGCCCTGGCCAGGATTCCGCAGGAGATCATCGACGAAGTGAAAGCCTCCGGCCTGCGTGGCCGGGGCGGGGCGGCCTTCCCGGCCGGCATCAAATGGCAGACCGTGCTCGATGCGGACGCGCGCTCGCCAAACAGCCCCTATTCCAATCGCAAATTCATCGTCTGCAACGCGGATGAGGGCGACTCCGGCACTTTCGCCGACCGCCTGGTGATGGAAGCCGATCCCTTCATGCTGATTGAAGGCATGACCATCGCCGGCCTCGCCGTCGGCGCGGACACCGGCTTCATCTACCTGCGCTCCGAATACCCGGTCGCTCACAAGATCCTGAACGAAGCCATCGCCACGGCCGAGGAAGCCGGCTACCTGGGTAACGATGTGCTGAAATCCGGCAAGGCCTTCCACCTGGAAGTACGTCTTGGTGCCGGTGCCTACATCTGTGGCGAGGAAACCTCGCTGCTCGATAGCCTGGAAGGCAAGCGCGGCCAGGTGCGCGTCAAACCGCCGCTGCCTGCTCTGAAAGGCGCCTTTGGCCAGCCGACGGTCGTTAACAACGTGCTCACCCTGGCCGCCGTACCCTTTATTCTCGCCGAAGGCGGCCAGGCTTACGCCGACTACGGCATGGGCCGTTCCCGGGGCACCCTGCCATTCCAGCTGACCGGCAACATTGAACGCGGCGGTGTGGTGGAACTCGCCTTCGGCATCACCCTGCGTGAGCTGCTGGAAGACTACGGCGGCGGCACTGCCTCTGGCCGGCCGATGCGTGCGGTCCAGGTCGGTGGCCCGCTGGGCGCCTACATGCCGGAAAGTCAGTGGGACACCCCGCTCGATTACGAAGCCTTTAGCGAGGTGGGCGCCGTGGTCGGCCACGGCGGCATCGTCGTGTTCGACGACACCGTGGACATGCTCGAACAGGCCCGCTTCGCCATGGAATTCTGCGCCGTCGAATCCTGCGGCAAATGCACCCCTTGTCGCATCGGTTCCACCCGTGGTGTGGAAGTCATCGACCGCATCCATGCCAATGAGCAACGGGATGACAACCTCATCCTGCTGGAAGAGCTTTGCGATACCCTGGAAGACGGCTCCCTCTGCGCCATGGGCGGGATGACGCCTAACCCGGTGCGCAGCGCCCTGCAGCACTTCCCGGACGACTTTCACCAAGACCGCCCTACTGCGTACCGCACGACGGCGGGGGAGGCCTGA